The segment ACGATTTCGAGTTCATGACCCGCACCGGTAAGGCCTCGCCGAAACTGATGCTCGCCTGCGCCAAGGGGGATCACATTCCGGAAGTGACCCTCACCTGCCGTAAGGCTGGCGGCGGTCAGCAAGAGTTCTACAAGATCACGATGAAGGACGTCCTGGTCGCTCACTATCAAACCGGCAGCCATCGCAACACTGGTTCGACCGAAGAAAACGCTGGCTACGATGACGGCCTGCCGCGCGACTTCGTGAAACTGAACTTCGCGAAGATCGAATGCGAATATCGTCCGCAGAAGGACGACGGCAGCATGGACAACCCGGTCAAAGCCGGTTACGACCTGAAGGCCAACAAGCCTGTCTAAGCGAACCTGGTTCGTTTGACGCAAACCACGGAAATCAGGCGGATCGCCGCCGCGGCCGCCTGATTTTCCTTTTTTCCCGCTCGCCTCGACCGACGTCCGCTTCTTGACCCGCCGCTGGACGTTCCCCAATCCCTCCGCTCCCCTTCGGAGGCGTGGACATGCCGA is part of the Blastopirellula sediminis genome and harbors:
- a CDS encoding Hcp family type VI secretion system effector, with translation MAVDYFLKISDIDGESSDSVHAKEIEISEFNWSATQTGTFAQGSGGGAGKVKMNDFEFMTRTGKASPKLMLACAKGDHIPEVTLTCRKAGGGQQEFYKITMKDVLVAHYQTGSHRNTGSTEENAGYDDGLPRDFVKLNFAKIECEYRPQKDDGSMDNPVKAGYDLKANKPV